The segment TCGAGATTTGCAACAATCAATGCCTTTGAACCGCTCTGTTCTATCACTAAAACAATGGTCTCCAGCGTTTGGGTTAGATCAATCGGCACATCGACTAACCCTGCTACCAAACAACCCATATCAGAGATCGCAAAGTTGACATCGCTTGGCATCAACAATGCCACGCGATCGCCATGTACCAATCCCAAATTTAAGAATCCCAATGCTAAGATTTCCGCTTTTGTGCGAAATTCTTGATTTGAGAGCGATCGCCAGCCTGCTTCTGTCCATTGATTCAATGCAGTGGCATTCGGGCGTAGTGCGCAAGCTTCTTCTAACAACGAGGGCAAAGTCCGTCCGAGCAGAGATGCCGGGTGATCACGTTGAGTGAGTTCCTTAACTCCAAACATCGATCGCAAGAAGAATCCAATTCTTCTCCTCCATAGGTAAATTAAGCTTCAATAATCAACGGCTGACACGTTTTTGCGCCAATCAAGTGCCGTTTCAACCAGTCTTTGAGATCTGAGAATACTAGCTCACAATCGGCATCCATATACAGATCGTGATAGTTTCCTGGATATTCCCGATGCTCTTTATCTGGGAAGATAACTTGCTGGAAGAATAAACGGCTGCCTTCGGGTAGCGTCACGTGGTCGCTACTTCCGTGCATAATCAGCAGCGGAATGTTTAACTCGGCTGCATGACGATAAATCCAGCGAACCGTCGAAAAGTATTCCGTTGCGAGTCGTGCACTGGCATAGTCATGTCGCAGCGGATCGTTGAGATACGCTTCAACGATTGGATTGCTCGCTCCGAGGTGACGAAGACCCAAACGTAAGCTAAATCGTGGGACAGTCCGCGACATGATTCGACCGAGCGCTAACTTCACGAGCGAGATTTTTACTTTTCCCAATGCAGGTGCTGTGACAATCAAGCCCTGAATTTCATCGGGCGATCGTAGAACATAATCGAGCACGATCGTACCGCCCAAACTATGCCCCCATAGAATCATCGGGCAACTGGTTCGCTGCGATCGTACAAAGCGTAAAAAGAGGCGTAAGTCTTCTCGAAACTCCGCCCACGCATTGATATGTCCTCGTTGTCCTGCTGAACGTCCATGCCCTCGTAAATCGAAGGCATAGACTTCATAGCCTTGCGGTACTAAATACTCCACTGCATTCTGAAATACATTGCTATATCCACCTAAGCCATGCACTAATGTAACAACTGCCTGACTCGGCTCGTCAGGATGCCAACTTTGATAATGAAGATTCATCCCCTGCCATCCGGCAAGAGTTCCTTCTCGATGTTTCATAGATTTAATAATCCTTATCTAACCCGTCGCTTTGTAGATGAAGAGAAAAGCGATCCCATTAGAGATGAAGCAATTACCTAACATTGCTGCTAGAGCGCTCCCTCTCTAGAAAAACTAAGTAAATTTAGATGAATTAAATTGAATGTTACGATTCAACTTCAACGGCTGCAATATCGAGCGCAGTTTGCGTTCTGCACGTTTATATTCCTCCAACATTGCTTATGTCGCAATTCTAAACCATCTGTGAAATTAGAGAAAGTGAGGATTCATTTTGCTCCCCATCTTTCCGAATTTTACAAATGGAATAAGATTGCTGTAGGATGCTTAACTTCACTTTAGTAATTTTGAGAGTGACCATCAAGTTCCTGAGTTAATTTTTAACAATCATCTGCAATGCCTTTTCTGATCCAGAACTCAGATTGGAAGTAAGTAAATTGCTACCTAAGTATGGAATTCCCATTCTCAAGTATGAGAAATCTCAAAGGACTTGCAGTCTAATATTGCAGGATACAGCTAGGAGCAGAATGGCTATGAAATCTTGGATGATTATTGCAGGTGTTACCTTCTTCGTTTCATTAGGGAGTTTTTTGTTTCGACCGCGTCAAGATTTAGGGTGGGTAAGGCGACTAGAGCTTCCCCAGTGGTTAGCAGTCATCGAGCCAGCAATTCCTATCATTTGGACAAT is part of the Leptolyngbya boryana PCC 6306 genome and harbors:
- a CDS encoding alpha/beta hydrolase, with product MKHREGTLAGWQGMNLHYQSWHPDEPSQAVVTLVHGLGGYSNVFQNAVEYLVPQGYEVYAFDLRGHGRSAGQRGHINAWAEFREDLRLFLRFVRSQRTSCPMILWGHSLGGTIVLDYVLRSPDEIQGLIVTAPALGKVKISLVKLALGRIMSRTVPRFSLRLGLRHLGASNPIVEAYLNDPLRHDYASARLATEYFSTVRWIYRHAAELNIPLLIMHGSSDHVTLPEGSRLFFQQVIFPDKEHREYPGNYHDLYMDADCELVFSDLKDWLKRHLIGAKTCQPLIIEA